From a single Candoia aspera isolate rCanAsp1 chromosome 2, rCanAsp1.hap2, whole genome shotgun sequence genomic region:
- the ALAS2 gene encoding 5-aminolevulinate synthase, erythroid-specific, mitochondrial, with the protein MASILQCCPFLTRDPSLFLRKVGPLLVNSAQRCPVMVARTFSCSVADLQTGKGTCGNTVSTPHSTPPALPATQCPFMESERQSGQSSFVQEAKPELQEDVKPFKSGMLTSLFREVHCSLKKKLLDSNKVSHLIQDNMPEGTGFEYDEFFEEKIQAKKQDHTYRIFKTVNRRADAYPFAEDYSGSEVEAREVSVWCSNDYLGMSRHPHVLQAIQDTLQLYGAGAGGTRNISGTSRFHVALEEELASLHNKDAALLFSSCFVANDSTLFTLARMMPGCEIYSDAGNHASMIQGIRNSGVPKYVFQHNDPHHLEELLLKAKPSTPKIVAFETVHSMDGAICPLEEMCNVAHRYGAITFVDEVHAVGLYGAHGAGIGERDGVMGKIDIISGTLGKAFGCVGGYIASTASLIDTVRSYAAGFIFTTSLPPMVLAGALESVRILKSPEGQVLRRAHQRNVKHMRQLLMDAGLPVVSCPSHIIPIRVGDAALNTQLCDLLLSEYNIYVQAINYPTVPRGEELLRLAPSPHHTPPMMDYFVEKLLAAWQEVGLPLQAPTSPECHFCRRPLHFALMSEWERDYFGNMGPRYVTLCA; encoded by the exons ATGGCCTCAATCCTGCAGTGCTGCCCTTTCCTGACCCGAGATCCATCTCTCTTCCTACGCAAAGTTGGTCCACTGCTGGTCAACAGTGCCCAGCGCTGCCCTGTGATGGTGGCCCGCACTTTCTCCTGTTCTGTCGCTGATCTGCAGACTGGAAAAGGAACCTGTGGAAACACTG TTTCTACCCCCCACTCAACACCCCCGGCTCTCCCTGCCACCCAGTGCCCTTTTATGGAATCAGAGCGTCAAAGTGGCCAGAGCTCCTTTGTGCAAGAAGCAAAACCTGAACTCCAGGAAGATGTCAAGCCTTTCAAGTCAG GAATGCTGACATCTTTGTTCAGAGAGGTTCACTGCAGCCTCAAGAAGAAGTTGCTTGACTCAAACAAAGTGTCTCACCTCATCCAGGACAACATGCCAG AGGGCACTGGGTTTGAATACGATGAGTTCTTTGAAGAAAAGATCCAAGCGAAAAAGCAAGATCATACCTACCGGATCTTCAAGACTGTGAATCGCCGGGCAGATGCCTATCCTTTTGCAGAGGACTATTCTGGCTCTGAGGTCGAAGCGCGAGAGGTGTCGGTCTGGTGCAGCAACGACTACCTAGGAATGAGCCGCCACCCTCATGTGCTGCAAGCCATACA GGATACTCTGCAGCTCTATGGAGCAGGAGCTGGAGGTACCAGGAACATTTCCGGCACCAGCCGATTCCACGTGGCTCTGGAGGAGGAACTGGCCAGTTTGCATAACAAAGATGCCGCTCTGCTCTTTTCCTCCTGTTTCGTGGCCAATGACTCTACCCTCTTCACTCTTGCCCGCATGATGCCAG GATGTGAGATCTATTCAGATGCTGGGAATCATGCATCCATGATCCAGGGAATCCGAAACAGCGGTGTTCCAAAGTATGTGTTTCAGCACAATGATCCCCACCATTTGGAGGAGCTCCTGCTCAAGGCCAAACCCAGCACCCCAAAGATTGTTGCCTTTGAAACTGTGCATTCCATGGACG GTGCCATCTGCCCCCTGGAGGAGATGTGCAATGTGGCCCACCGCTATGGCGCCATCACTTTTGTGGATGAAGTTCATGCTGTGGGACTCTACGGGGCCCACGGAGCCGGCATTGGAGAACGTGATGGAGTGATGGGCAAAATAGACATCATATCTGGCACACTGG GAAAGGCCTTCGGCTGTGTGGGTGGCTATATCGCAAGCACCGCTTCCCTCATTGACACAGTGCGTTCCTATGCAGCCGGATTCATTTTCACCACTTCGCTGCCCCCCATGGTGTTGGCTGGGGCCCTGGAATCTGTCCGCATCCTGAAGAGTCCCGAGGGGCAGGTGCTGCGCCGTGCCCACCAGCGCAACGTCAAGCACATGCGCCAGTTGCTTATGGATGCCGGGCTGCCTGTGGTCAGCTGCCCAAGTCACATCATTCCCATACGG GTTGGAGACGCAGCCCTGAATACCCAGCTTTGTGACCTGCTTCTTTCTGAATACAACATCTACGTCCAGGCCATCAATTACCCTACTGTGCCTCGTGGGGAGGAGCTGCTGCGGCTGGCCCCCTCACCCCATCACACCCCACCCATGATGGACTACTTTGTGG AAAAGCTATTGGCTGCTTGGCAGGAGGTGGGCCTACCTCTGCAGGCCCCAACCTCTCCCGAGTGCCACTTCTGCCGCCGCCCACTTCATTTTGCCCTCATGAGTGAGTGGGAGCGGGATTACTTTGGCAACATGGGGCCCCGCTACGTCACCCTCTGTGCCTAA